In a single window of the Biomphalaria glabrata chromosome 5, xgBioGlab47.1, whole genome shotgun sequence genome:
- the LOC106068932 gene encoding uncharacterized protein LOC106068932 yields the protein MKSRKYNEYTQPVKDSKPTATPEPNVEDRDDIYTNTQSPQETAPSIPLHAMKNTTANTNPKTKKTSLQAIQQESKESEGEGCYSSLDLSQKEEQDVYEPQLVIKSKDKLVQKMIPENVHKKMPESHKDVEQGKVHVESGQTEDKSLDKLMTFLRNNRKKIIVIIIIFCLTFMASLLGSLVAGSSLINSINIIVKSYFEKPIYSTTTVQPLVNETSTFNTYNETTLSTMGNEK from the coding sequence ATGAAAAGTAGAAAGTACAATGAGTACACACAACCTGTCAAGGACAGCAAACCAACAGCTACACCAGAGCCAAATGTTGAAGACAGAGATGACATCTACACAAATACCCAATCACCTCAGGAGACTGCTCCTAGTATTCCCTTACATGCTATGAAAAATACTACAGCCAATACTAAtcctaaaacaaaaaagacttcACTCCAAGCAATCCAACAGGAAAGCAAAGAGTCTGAGGGTGAAGGCTGTTATAGCAGTCTTGATCTCAGCCAGAAGGAGGAACAGGATGTGTATGAACCTCAGCTAGTCATCAAAAGTAAGGACAAACTTGTACAAAAGATGATACCagaaaatgtacacaaaaagATGCCAGAGAGTCACAAAGATGTAGAACAAGGAAAAGTACATGTTGAAAGTGGCCAGACAGAAGATAAGTCCCTTGATAAGTTAATGACATTTTTAAGGAATAATAGAAAGAAAATCATAGTGataatcattattttttgtcTAACTTTTATGGCTAGTCTGTTAGGCTCATTAGTAGCTGGATCTTCCTTGATCAATAGTATTAACATAATTGTTAAAAGTTACTTTGAGAAACCTATTTATAGTACAACCACAGTACAACCATTGGTTAATGAGACAAGCACTTTTAATACATATAATGAAACAACACTATCAACCATGGGCAATGAAAAATGA